Proteins found in one Thermaerobacter subterraneus DSM 13965 genomic segment:
- a CDS encoding GGDEF domain-containing protein — translation MRSWRSPQRVYILAVGVGGMVALILALRQWEPVPALPMLMMLAAAVLMDAYPLPMPGGGAMSLTFGVTLTAQLLYGTVPAAIINVLGNLIGYGVLNRRPWDRTLFNAGQFALTILTAGAVSTRLGLHPWPAPTGITVPPLHLVFVYVAIYWVMNNALVGLALYYHQAHPTREFLRLFFRWLPVDALSTAFAVAAHSVVMIAFQAYGEIGMAVGLTLFLMINYLLRLHMRLVEAHHDLQSLYEITKGLACVLELDDAFGWIDRAVQQLAPSDAFAVYLAEEGDVLRLQHAVHPDAGEVQGRVAGEGAVRRAARERQLVEHVDEPTLVTENFEPSSVLAVPLSADERLMGCLCLARRHRAFGDRERRLLSILASPMAMAIQNGLIYGRTQTMAHTDPMTGLYNYRFFSMRLREAVRRASATGQPLALILIDLDNFSDINNQFGHRDGDHVLRQFADLLRHSVRQQDLVARYAGDEFVAILPGARREEAEAVADRIREAALRYRFTDLSGQIFFPLRFSLGVAVYPYDGPSDEDLIAAADRNMYREKRHHRERYRREHA, via the coding sequence GTGAGGTCCTGGCGTAGCCCGCAGCGGGTGTATATCCTGGCCGTCGGTGTGGGCGGGATGGTGGCTCTGATCCTGGCCTTGCGCCAGTGGGAGCCCGTTCCCGCCCTGCCCATGTTGATGATGCTGGCCGCGGCCGTCCTGATGGACGCCTACCCGCTGCCGATGCCCGGCGGCGGGGCGATGTCGCTGACTTTCGGGGTCACCCTCACGGCCCAGTTGCTGTACGGTACCGTGCCCGCGGCCATCATCAACGTGCTGGGCAACCTCATCGGCTACGGGGTGCTGAACCGCCGGCCTTGGGACCGCACCCTGTTCAACGCCGGCCAGTTCGCCCTGACCATCCTGACGGCAGGGGCCGTTTCGACGCGGCTCGGCCTCCATCCCTGGCCCGCGCCCACGGGGATCACCGTTCCGCCGCTCCACCTGGTCTTTGTTTATGTGGCGATCTACTGGGTGATGAACAATGCCCTGGTGGGCCTGGCCCTTTACTATCACCAGGCCCATCCCACCCGGGAGTTCCTCCGCCTGTTCTTCCGCTGGTTGCCGGTGGATGCCCTCAGCACCGCCTTCGCCGTGGCCGCCCATTCGGTGGTGATGATCGCCTTTCAGGCGTACGGTGAAATCGGCATGGCCGTGGGCCTGACCCTCTTCCTGATGATCAACTACCTGCTCCGCCTGCACATGCGGCTGGTGGAGGCCCACCACGACCTGCAGTCGCTGTATGAGATCACCAAGGGACTGGCTTGCGTGCTGGAACTGGACGATGCCTTCGGCTGGATCGACCGGGCCGTGCAGCAGCTGGCACCGTCGGACGCCTTCGCCGTCTACCTGGCGGAGGAGGGCGACGTGCTGCGCCTGCAGCATGCGGTCCATCCCGATGCCGGGGAGGTTCAGGGCCGGGTGGCAGGGGAGGGGGCTGTCCGGCGGGCCGCCAGGGAGCGCCAGCTTGTCGAGCACGTGGACGAGCCCACCCTGGTGACGGAGAACTTCGAGCCGTCCAGCGTGCTGGCGGTGCCCCTCTCGGCCGACGAGCGGCTCATGGGCTGCCTGTGCCTGGCCCGGCGCCACCGGGCCTTTGGCGATCGCGAGCGGCGCCTGCTGTCCATCCTCGCGTCGCCAATGGCCATGGCCATCCAGAACGGCCTGATCTATGGCCGGACCCAGACCATGGCCCACACCGACCCGATGACGGGCCTCTACAACTACCGGTTCTTCAGCATGCGCCTGCGGGAGGCGGTGCGGCGGGCCAGTGCTACGGGCCAGCCCCTGGCGCTGATCCTGATCGACCTGGACAACTTTTCCGACATCAACAACCAGTTCGGCCACCGGGACGGCGATCACGTCCTGCGGCAGTTCGCCGACCTTTTGCGGCATTCGGTACGCCAGCAGGACCTGGTTGCCCGGTATGCGGGCGACGAGTTCGTCGCCATCCTGCCCGGTGCCCGCCGGGAAGAGGCCGAAGCGGTGGCCGACCGCATCCGGGAAGCCGCCCTGAGGTACCGTTTCACCGACCTCTCGGGCCAGATCTTCTTCCCCCTCCGTTTCAGCCTGGGGGTCGCCGTGTACCCCTATGACGGCCCCTCCGATGAAGACCTCATCGCCGCCGCCGACCGCAACATGTACCGCGAAAAGCGCCACCACCGGGAGCGGTACCGCCGCGAGCACGCGTGA
- the metK gene encoding methionine adenosyltransferase, which yields MTRARGRHLFTSESVTEGHPDKIADQISDTVLDAILEQDPQARVACETAVTTGMVLVMGEISTTCYVHIPALVRDVLREIGYTRAKYGFDADTCSVLTAIDEQSPDIAQGVLDAWEVRHGEAPPDDFARIGAGDQGMMFGFACRETRELMPLPITLAHRLTRRLAEVRKSGLLPYLRPDGKAQVTIEYDGTRPVRVEALVLSTQHREDVSRARLEEDLRQHVIGAVVPAPMLDEKTRIYINPTGRFVVGGPQGDAGLTGRKIIVDTYGGYARHGGGAFSGKDPTKVDRSGAYAARWVAKNVVAAGLAERCEIQVAYAIGVAQPVSIRVDTFGTGVIPDDRIEELVREHFDLRPGAIIHHLNLRRPIYRQVATYGHFGRPDLDLPWEKIDRAAQLREAAGLGAMPDDPLAEVAVAL from the coding sequence GTGACGCGAGCCAGGGGCCGCCACCTGTTTACCTCGGAATCGGTGACGGAGGGCCACCCCGACAAGATCGCGGACCAGATCTCCGACACGGTCCTGGACGCCATCCTCGAGCAGGATCCCCAGGCCCGGGTCGCCTGCGAGACGGCGGTGACCACGGGCATGGTCCTGGTGATGGGTGAGATTTCGACCACCTGCTACGTCCACATCCCGGCGCTGGTCCGCGACGTGCTGCGCGAGATCGGCTACACCCGGGCCAAGTACGGGTTCGATGCGGACACCTGCTCGGTGCTGACGGCCATCGACGAGCAGTCGCCGGACATCGCCCAGGGCGTCCTCGATGCCTGGGAGGTGCGCCACGGCGAGGCCCCGCCGGACGACTTCGCCCGCATCGGCGCCGGCGACCAGGGGATGATGTTCGGCTTCGCTTGCCGGGAGACGCGGGAGCTGATGCCGCTGCCCATCACCCTGGCCCACCGGCTGACCCGGCGGCTGGCGGAGGTGCGCAAGTCCGGCCTGCTTCCCTACCTGCGCCCCGACGGCAAGGCTCAGGTGACCATCGAGTACGACGGGACGCGTCCCGTCCGCGTGGAGGCCCTGGTGTTGTCGACCCAGCACCGGGAGGACGTCAGCCGCGCCCGGCTGGAAGAGGACCTGCGCCAGCACGTCATCGGCGCTGTCGTCCCGGCGCCCATGCTGGACGAGAAGACGCGGATCTACATCAACCCCACCGGGCGGTTCGTGGTTGGCGGGCCCCAGGGCGACGCCGGTCTGACGGGCCGGAAGATCATCGTCGACACCTACGGCGGCTATGCCCGCCACGGCGGTGGCGCCTTCTCGGGCAAGGACCCGACCAAGGTCGACCGTTCCGGCGCCTACGCCGCCCGCTGGGTGGCCAAGAACGTGGTGGCGGCGGGCCTGGCGGAGCGCTGCGAGATCCAGGTGGCCTACGCCATCGGCGTGGCCCAGCCCGTGTCCATCCGGGTCGACACCTTCGGCACGGGCGTCATCCCCGACGACCGGATCGAGGAACTGGTGCGGGAGCACTTCGACCTGCGGCCGGGCGCCATCATCCACCACCTGAACCTGCGCCGGCCCATCTACCGCCAGGTGGCCACCTACGGCCACTTCGGGCGGCCCGATCTGGACCTGCCCTGGGAGAAGATCGACCGGGCAGCCCAGTTGCGGGAGGCGGCGGGGCTGGGGGCGATGCCCGACGATCCGCTGGCCGAGGTGGCGGTGGCGCTGTAG
- a CDS encoding HD-GYP domain-containing protein produces MLALPRDPKVKYLIYALVTTSIVAWTSVLLNQAKPNHILLLFFFTLLAEAFPIQIPAIRGSVSLSFIPIYVTIMSQGVWPGVVVATLGTVRPADFAGMPVRAVVFNRIQLGAAAAASGIVFHWLVKGESITDPWVVFSFAVAAAVYFATNIGLSILYLKQFSQASLGKLVHQFKSTVALNYLALMPLAYLIAVIEERVGLFGVLLFMLPLVVARFSFQRYVDIHQMFLGTIRALALALEAKDRYTYGHADRVARLAVNIGRQLNLNDIELEQLQYAGILHDIGKIGVRDEILNKPGKYSPEEYEEMKKRPVIGARIVSGVNSLETVAYWIRHHHERYDGTGYPDGLKGEEIPLGSRIIAVADAFDAMLYDRPYKAGRPLPEVIDELKRCSGTHFDPKIVDVLLDLISNPERVADLTRPPELQFIQYLATLYGWVPRSPRDYVDDVAVAAEEPLLVVDDDASHDAYVPRQ; encoded by the coding sequence ATGCTCGCCTTGCCAAGGGACCCGAAGGTTAAGTACCTGATTTACGCGTTGGTGACAACAAGCATTGTTGCTTGGACCTCAGTATTGCTTAATCAAGCCAAACCAAACCATATTCTGCTATTATTCTTCTTTACTCTTCTTGCTGAAGCCTTTCCAATTCAGATACCTGCTATTCGTGGTTCTGTATCATTAAGCTTCATCCCGATATACGTTACAATCATGTCGCAAGGTGTTTGGCCCGGTGTGGTGGTCGCAACTCTAGGAACTGTCCGGCCCGCGGACTTCGCGGGTATGCCTGTACGGGCTGTTGTTTTCAACCGTATTCAACTTGGAGCCGCGGCAGCCGCAAGTGGAATCGTGTTCCATTGGTTGGTTAAGGGTGAGTCTATAACTGATCCGTGGGTTGTATTTAGTTTTGCGGTAGCGGCCGCTGTCTATTTTGCCACTAACATTGGTCTCTCAATCTTGTATCTGAAGCAATTCAGCCAGGCAAGTTTGGGGAAGCTGGTTCACCAATTCAAGAGTACAGTTGCCCTGAATTATCTTGCGCTGATGCCTTTGGCGTATTTAATTGCCGTTATTGAAGAGCGGGTTGGCTTGTTCGGAGTGCTTCTTTTTATGTTGCCGCTCGTCGTTGCCCGATTCTCCTTTCAGAGATATGTTGACATTCATCAGATGTTTCTTGGAACCATTCGTGCCCTTGCTCTTGCTCTTGAAGCTAAGGATCGTTACACGTACGGCCACGCCGACAGAGTGGCCAGGTTGGCTGTAAATATCGGGCGCCAGCTCAACTTGAACGATATTGAGTTGGAACAATTGCAGTATGCCGGAATCCTTCACGACATTGGCAAGATTGGTGTCCGTGACGAGATCTTGAACAAACCAGGCAAGTATTCTCCGGAAGAATACGAGGAGATGAAGAAGCGCCCTGTTATTGGTGCCCGTATCGTAAGTGGTGTCAATTCCTTAGAGACAGTTGCCTACTGGATTCGCCACCATCACGAAAGATATGACGGTACGGGCTATCCGGATGGACTCAAGGGAGAGGAAATTCCTTTGGGTTCACGGATCATCGCTGTTGCTGATGCATTTGATGCTATGCTTTACGATCGTCCCTACAAGGCAGGTCGGCCCTTGCCCGAGGTGATTGATGAGTTAAAACGTTGTTCTGGAACGCACTTTGATCCAAAAATCGTGGATGTGCTGCTTGATCTGATATCGAACCCTGAACGGGTTGCCGATCTAACACGTCCTCCGGAGCTTCAATTCATCCAGTATCTCGCAACACTATACGGCTGGGTTCCCAGGTCGCCCAGGGATTATGTGGATGATGTCGCAGTAGCTGCCGAAGAACCCCTCTTGGTAGTGGACGATGATGCCTCGCATGATGCATACGTGCCGAGGCAGTGA
- the flgK gene encoding flagellar hook-associated protein FlgK, whose translation MRSTFFGLELARLGLWAQQRALDVTGHNIANANTPGYSRQVARLAPTPAYAPPSRAMAVEAGQVGTGVQVAGIQRVRDLFLDRQVRDLQGQLGRWQVRTQTLAELETILGEPSDAGLARALADFWEALGVVANRPDSLPARTAAIQQAHTLLERFQEADRQLADLQRNLDASILARVDRANQIATQLADLHRRIQVATAAGQSPNDLLDERDRLVEELGGLLPVRVTEREGGALRVEVAGLPLVDGRVVHLLVVREEPVAATGAGTGGAGSPGGGPAPGDPGAGDLVVRIYWSGTAQVLAEGTGTGALAGEPGAGTGAGPALLPLDDTVLEGGEIDGFLESRDRLVAGLRQDLKALFFALATAVNQVHRQGYGLNDAPAPGSQGGGAGRDMFLLGTGTDLQAVVVNPALDDPANLAAALEAGAPGDGRNALALAQLRHAALALPGGAPAQDYLESVVAGLGIAGRQAQEGQRTTQLLMDQVAAQRESVRGVSLDEEMTQLVRYQHAYAAAARLVTAVDSMLAVLIERTGLVGR comes from the coding sequence GTGCGCAGCACCTTCTTCGGACTCGAACTGGCCCGGCTCGGCCTCTGGGCCCAGCAGCGAGCCCTGGATGTGACCGGGCACAACATCGCCAACGCCAACACCCCCGGTTACTCCCGGCAAGTGGCGCGCCTGGCGCCCACGCCTGCCTACGCGCCACCCTCCCGGGCCATGGCGGTGGAAGCCGGCCAGGTGGGGACCGGGGTGCAGGTGGCCGGGATCCAGCGGGTCCGGGACCTGTTCCTCGACCGGCAGGTGCGGGACTTGCAGGGGCAGCTGGGACGCTGGCAGGTTCGCACCCAGACCCTGGCGGAGTTGGAGACCATCCTGGGCGAACCATCCGACGCCGGCTTGGCCCGGGCCCTCGCCGACTTCTGGGAGGCCCTGGGGGTCGTGGCGAACCGTCCTGACAGCCTGCCGGCCCGGACGGCGGCCATTCAGCAGGCCCATACCCTGCTGGAACGCTTTCAGGAGGCGGACCGCCAGCTGGCGGACCTCCAGCGCAACCTGGACGCCAGCATCCTGGCCCGGGTCGACCGTGCCAACCAGATCGCCACCCAGCTGGCCGACCTCCACCGCCGCATCCAGGTCGCCACCGCAGCGGGGCAGTCGCCCAACGACCTGCTGGATGAACGGGACCGGCTGGTGGAGGAGCTGGGCGGCCTGCTGCCGGTCCGGGTGACGGAACGGGAGGGCGGCGCCCTGCGGGTCGAGGTGGCCGGGCTGCCCCTGGTGGACGGCCGGGTCGTCCACCTGCTGGTGGTCCGGGAAGAACCGGTCGCGGCCACCGGCGCCGGCACCGGTGGCGCCGGCAGCCCGGGCGGGGGGCCGGCCCCCGGCGATCCGGGTGCCGGCGACCTGGTGGTCCGGATCTACTGGTCGGGAACGGCCCAGGTCCTGGCGGAGGGTACCGGGACGGGTGCCTTGGCCGGTGAGCCGGGTGCCGGCACCGGGGCCGGACCCGCCCTCCTGCCCCTGGACGACACGGTGCTGGAGGGCGGCGAGATCGACGGCTTTCTCGAGTCGCGGGACCGGCTGGTGGCGGGCTTGCGGCAGGATCTGAAGGCGCTCTTTTTCGCGCTGGCCACGGCCGTCAACCAGGTCCACCGGCAGGGGTACGGGCTCAACGACGCCCCCGCTCCCGGCTCCCAGGGCGGCGGGGCAGGCCGGGACATGTTCCTGCTGGGGACGGGGACCGACCTGCAGGCGGTGGTGGTCAATCCCGCCCTGGACGATCCGGCCAACCTGGCAGCGGCCCTGGAGGCCGGTGCGCCCGGAGACGGGCGCAATGCCTTGGCCCTGGCGCAGCTGCGCCACGCCGCCCTGGCTCTGCCCGGCGGGGCGCCGGCCCAGGATTACCTGGAGAGCGTGGTAGCGGGGCTGGGCATCGCGGGGCGCCAGGCCCAGGAAGGCCAGCGCACCACCCAACTGCTCATGGATCAGGTGGCGGCCCAGCGGGAGAGCGTGCGAGGCGTTTCCCTGGACGAGGAGATGACGCAGCTGGTCCGGTACCAGCACGCCTACGCGGCGGCGGCCCGGCTGGTGACGGCGGTGGACTCCATGCTGGCCGTCCTCATCGAGCGGACGGGCCTGGTGGGTCGTTGA
- the flgL gene encoding flagellar hook-associated protein FlgL, with amino-acid sequence MRITGGMMITTLLADLRRAQQRLSTFQNQLASGKRVQRPSDDPVATVDSLRLRARLAEVERLRANAQDARDWLEMTDSALDRATQILQRARELAVRAASGTLPDSSLQAIQAEVQQLQDHLLEVANSTLGDSYLFGGFGTQQPPFVADPASPSGVTYQGINGPIQREVAPGTTLTINVPGDAAFDPAFAALSGLQVALQNRDLQAVSATGIAALDQALDGLLRFRAEVGAKVNRIELGLYRMDEIRVDTEQLLSGVEDADIAETAMRLSVSQAAYRAALMAGARIVQPTLMDFLR; translated from the coding sequence GTGCGCATCACCGGCGGAATGATGATCACCACCCTGCTGGCCGACCTGCGCCGGGCTCAGCAGCGGCTGAGCACCTTTCAGAACCAGCTGGCTTCGGGCAAGCGGGTGCAGCGCCCTTCGGACGATCCCGTAGCCACCGTGGACAGCCTGCGCCTGCGGGCGCGCCTGGCCGAGGTGGAACGCCTGCGGGCCAACGCCCAGGATGCCCGGGACTGGCTCGAGATGACCGACAGCGCCCTGGACCGGGCGACCCAGATCCTCCAGCGGGCGCGGGAGCTGGCGGTCCGGGCGGCTTCGGGTACCCTGCCGGACAGCTCCCTCCAGGCCATCCAGGCCGAGGTCCAGCAGTTGCAGGACCACCTGCTGGAGGTGGCCAACAGCACCCTGGGCGACAGCTACCTGTTTGGCGGTTTCGGGACGCAGCAACCGCCCTTCGTGGCCGATCCGGCCAGTCCCAGCGGCGTCACCTATCAGGGAATCAACGGGCCCATCCAGCGGGAGGTGGCGCCCGGCACCACCCTGACCATCAACGTGCCCGGGGACGCCGCGTTCGACCCGGCTTTCGCGGCCCTGAGCGGGTTGCAGGTGGCCCTTCAGAATCGGGACCTGCAGGCCGTATCCGCAACCGGGATCGCGGCTCTCGACCAGGCACTGGACGGCCTGCTGCGGTTCCGCGCCGAGGTGGGGGCCAAGGTGAACCGAATCGAGCTGGGTCTTTACCGCATGGACGAGATCCGCGTCGACACCGAGCAGCTGCTGAGCGGCGTAGAGGATGCGGACATCGCCGAAACGGCCATGCGCCTGTCGGTGTCCCAGGCGGCGTACCGGGCGGCGCTGATGGCCGGTGCCCGTATCGTCCAGCCCACCCTGATGGACTTCTTGCGGTAA
- a CDS encoding ComF family protein has protein sequence MRDELLAWVFPWPPYCLGCGADLPHWPPADPAICPRCQARLGHEPGSRCLWCDRPAWLAHPDEPCSQCRTLGPPWVAVRAVGTYRGLLRRLILRMKYEDEPYLAELLGRAMAARTGGWPAAALVVPVPMHPDRLRQRGFNQAILLARAVARTGGWQLAENLLVRRQAGAGQATLGAAGRRLNVAGVFAPSPRARRLAGRPVLLVDDVLTTGRTLAAACEALQALGAGAVYGLVAAATPLQPARYTAPERSGEMMPL, from the coding sequence GTGCGCGACGAGCTCCTGGCCTGGGTCTTCCCCTGGCCACCCTATTGCCTGGGCTGCGGGGCGGACCTGCCCCACTGGCCGCCGGCCGACCCTGCGATATGCCCGCGCTGCCAGGCCCGGCTGGGACACGAGCCCGGCAGCCGGTGCCTGTGGTGCGACCGGCCTGCCTGGCTTGCCCATCCGGACGAACCCTGCAGCCAGTGCCGCACCCTGGGACCGCCCTGGGTGGCCGTCCGGGCGGTGGGGACTTACCGGGGCCTCTTACGGCGCCTCATCCTGCGGATGAAATACGAAGACGAGCCCTACCTGGCCGAACTCCTGGGTCGCGCCATGGCCGCCCGGACCGGGGGCTGGCCGGCAGCGGCGCTGGTTGTACCCGTGCCCATGCACCCCGACCGGCTGCGCCAGCGGGGCTTCAATCAGGCGATCCTTCTGGCTCGGGCCGTGGCCCGGACGGGAGGCTGGCAGCTGGCGGAAAACCTGCTGGTGCGGCGCCAAGCCGGAGCCGGCCAGGCCACCCTGGGGGCGGCGGGGCGGCGGCTGAACGTGGCCGGCGTCTTCGCCCCCTCGCCCAGGGCCCGTCGGCTGGCGGGGCGGCCGGTTCTTCTGGTGGACGATGTGCTCACCACCGGGCGCACCCTGGCTGCGGCCTGCGAGGCCCTCCAGGCGCTGGGGGCGGGGGCTGTCTACGGCCTGGTGGCAGCGGCCACCCCCCTCCAGCCCGCCCGGTATACCGCGCCCGAACGCTCGGGGGAGATGATGCCGTTGTAA
- the flgM gene encoding flagellar biosynthesis anti-sigma factor FlgM, whose product MIISRQQVLNALKAYGMQPGAGTPAAGPAGSPGPVQPAAPGVSSGTGAAGGAPVPGRDRVDLSPAAAAVQRLVDETRGLPEVRAERVAALRAQIARGEYRIDAQQVAERMLYRLLADRVQEDR is encoded by the coding sequence ATGATCATCTCCCGGCAGCAGGTCTTGAATGCGCTGAAGGCCTACGGCATGCAACCAGGCGCCGGTACCCCGGCCGCTGGCCCGGCGGGGAGCCCGGGTCCCGTCCAGCCGGCCGCACCCGGAGTGTCTTCGGGTACCGGGGCAGCCGGCGGCGCACCAGTACCCGGCCGCGATCGGGTCGACCTTTCCCCCGCGGCCGCGGCAGTCCAGCGGCTGGTGGACGAAACCCGCGGGTTGCCCGAGGTTCGGGCGGAGCGGGTGGCGGCGTTGCGGGCGCAGATTGCCCGCGGGGAGTACCGGATCGACGCCCAGCAGGTGGCGGAGCGGATGCTGTACCGCCTGCTGGCGGACCGGGTTCAGGAGGACCGGTGA
- a CDS encoding flagellar protein FlgN, translated as MAPIVPARPGPALPAAGEGSEPAPAIPVAPAPATGEAPAAPAAALAHQLVAQLAAMVEPWARLLEATRATNRALVAGDPAVIEAALASEEECLRVIGELERRRFDLQQELAAAWGLDPARLSWEELARRVPDLAPALARCRDPLKALAEGVEQLNRQNRALARQGLAWARFGLQSLAAARGTAGPGYGPDGQLQWRPPALAVDRAF; from the coding sequence ATGGCGCCCATTGTCCCGGCCCGGCCCGGCCCCGCCCTCCCGGCCGCCGGCGAAGGATCGGAGCCCGCCCCTGCCATTCCCGTGGCCCCGGCCCCTGCGACCGGCGAGGCACCGGCCGCACCTGCCGCAGCCCTGGCGCATCAGCTGGTCGCCCAGCTGGCGGCCATGGTGGAACCCTGGGCGCGGCTGCTGGAAGCCACCCGGGCGACCAACCGGGCCCTGGTTGCGGGGGACCCGGCGGTCATCGAGGCGGCCCTGGCCTCCGAAGAGGAATGCCTGCGGGTGATCGGCGAGCTGGAGCGGCGCCGGTTCGACCTGCAACAGGAGCTGGCGGCGGCATGGGGGCTCGATCCCGCCCGCTTGTCCTGGGAGGAGCTGGCCCGCCGCGTTCCCGACCTGGCCCCGGCCCTCGCCCGCTGCCGGGATCCCCTGAAGGCGCTGGCAGAGGGTGTAGAGCAGCTCAACCGCCAGAACCGGGCGCTGGCGCGCCAGGGCCTGGCCTGGGCCCGGTTCGGCCTGCAGAGCCTGGCGGCGGCCCGAGGTACCGCCGGCCCGGGGTACGGACCCGACGGCCAGTTGCAGTGGCGGCCGCCGGCCCTGGCCGTGGACCGGGCCTTTTAG
- a CDS encoding phosphoglucomutase/phosphomannomutase family protein, with translation MSDAQQKGHADRNHSQSQPQPQTASVPATPIRFGTDGWRAVIAEEFTFANVRRVAWALAEHLEATGRAGQGVAVGYDCRFLSDRFAAAVASVLAAAGIPVLLSRSACPTPALSWAVVSRKLGAGVMITASHNPPEYNGFKLKGWFGGPALPEETRQLEAILARQEAGRAGAAPPAGLDLTEARRLGRVEEADLVGPYVQQLRNLVDFERLRAARLRLVADPMHGAARGVLADLLREAGAEVTEIRGEFNPSFGGLAPEPIARNLGPAVETVRRLGAQAALVTDGDGDRVGAVDATGEVLDAQRIFALLLQHLVEVRGWRGSVVKTFAGTRMVDKLAARYGLPFHETPIGFKHVCEYALKEDVLIGGEESGGIGIKNHMPERDGLLCNLLLAEIMATRGRTLGEQVAALMAEIGPHYFQRRDLHLTPEGKNRLMALLRDDPPARLAGWPVEKVDPLDGYKLIFGPSRWILFRASGTEPVVRVYAEAESPEEVGALLDDGLRLVESATR, from the coding sequence GTGAGCGACGCGCAGCAGAAGGGACACGCAGACCGGAACCATTCCCAGTCCCAGCCCCAGCCCCAAACGGCATCGGTACCCGCCACGCCCATCCGCTTCGGCACCGACGGCTGGCGGGCGGTCATCGCGGAAGAATTCACCTTCGCCAACGTACGCCGGGTCGCCTGGGCCCTGGCGGAGCATCTCGAGGCCACCGGCCGCGCCGGCCAGGGCGTGGCCGTGGGCTATGACTGCCGGTTCCTCTCGGACCGGTTCGCTGCGGCGGTGGCGTCGGTGCTGGCGGCTGCCGGCATTCCCGTCCTTCTTTCCCGGTCCGCCTGCCCGACGCCGGCGCTGAGCTGGGCGGTCGTGTCGCGAAAGCTTGGCGCCGGTGTCATGATCACCGCCAGCCACAACCCGCCCGAATACAACGGGTTCAAGCTCAAGGGCTGGTTCGGAGGCCCGGCCCTGCCGGAAGAAACCCGCCAGCTGGAGGCGATCCTGGCCCGGCAAGAAGCCGGGCGGGCCGGGGCTGCGCCGCCGGCCGGATTGGACCTGACGGAAGCCCGGCGCCTGGGCCGGGTGGAAGAGGCCGACCTCGTCGGCCCGTACGTCCAGCAGCTGCGGAATCTGGTCGACTTCGAGAGGCTGCGGGCGGCCCGGCTGCGCCTGGTGGCCGACCCGATGCACGGGGCAGCCCGCGGGGTCTTGGCGGACCTTCTGCGGGAGGCCGGCGCCGAAGTGACCGAGATCCGGGGCGAGTTCAACCCCAGTTTCGGCGGACTGGCCCCCGAGCCCATCGCCCGCAACCTGGGCCCGGCGGTGGAGACCGTACGGCGCCTGGGGGCCCAGGCCGCCCTGGTCACCGACGGGGACGGCGACCGGGTGGGGGCGGTGGACGCCACCGGCGAGGTGCTGGACGCCCAGCGCATCTTCGCGCTGCTGCTCCAGCACCTGGTGGAAGTGCGCGGCTGGAGGGGGTCGGTGGTCAAGACCTTCGCCGGCACGCGCATGGTCGACAAGCTGGCGGCCCGGTACGGACTGCCCTTCCATGAGACGCCCATCGGCTTCAAGCACGTCTGCGAATATGCCCTCAAGGAAGACGTCCTCATCGGCGGCGAGGAAAGCGGCGGCATCGGCATCAAGAACCACATGCCCGAACGGGATGGCCTTCTCTGCAACCTGCTGCTGGCGGAGATCATGGCGACCCGCGGCCGCACCTTGGGCGAGCAGGTGGCGGCCCTGATGGCGGAGATCGGGCCGCACTACTTCCAGCGCCGCGACCTCCACCTGACGCCGGAAGGGAAGAACCGGCTGATGGCCCTGCTGCGGGACGACCCGCCGGCCCGCCTGGCGGGCTGGCCGGTGGAGAAGGTCGACCCCTTGGACGGCTACAAGCTGATCTTCGGGCCGAGCCGCTGGATCCTCTTCCGTGCTTCCGGTACCGAACCCGTGGTCCGCGTGTATGCGGAGGCCGAATCGCCCGAGGAGGTCGGTGCCCTGCTGGACGACGGCCTCCGGCTGGTGGAGTCCGCCACCCGCTGA
- the hpf gene encoding ribosome hibernation-promoting factor, HPF/YfiA family codes for MNIAIYGKNIDVTEALKEYARRKVGKVARYFNGEPLQAQVTLSIERDRHIVEVTIPVPTNGLLIRAEEESDDMYASIDMVVDKLERQIRKFKTRLNRKARRLEATTGQVVTELDTAVDEPAWPEGEEEGRVVRTKRFAVKPMTVDEAILQMNLLGHDFFVFANATTGQVNVLYRRRDGQYGLIEPEF; via the coding sequence TTGAACATCGCCATCTACGGCAAGAACATCGACGTCACCGAAGCCCTCAAAGAGTACGCCCGCAGGAAGGTTGGCAAGGTGGCCCGCTACTTCAACGGCGAACCCCTGCAGGCGCAAGTCACCCTGAGCATCGAGCGGGACCGGCACATCGTCGAGGTCACCATCCCCGTACCCACCAACGGCCTCCTGATCCGCGCCGAGGAAGAATCCGACGACATGTATGCCTCCATCGACATGGTGGTCGACAAGCTGGAGCGCCAGATCCGCAAGTTCAAGACCCGCCTGAACCGCAAGGCGCGTCGCCTGGAGGCCACCACCGGCCAGGTCGTGACCGAGCTGGATACCGCCGTGGACGAACCGGCGTGGCCGGAGGGAGAGGAGGAAGGCCGGGTCGTCCGCACCAAGCGTTTCGCCGTCAAGCCCATGACGGTGGACGAAGCGATCCTCCAGATGAACCTGCTGGGCCACGACTTCTTCGTCTTCGCCAATGCCACCACCGGCCAGGTCAACGTGCTGTACCGGCGGCGTGACGGGCAGTACGGCTTGATCGAGCCGGAGTTCTAG